The Verrucomicrobiota bacterium genome has a segment encoding these proteins:
- the purH gene encoding bifunctional phosphoribosylaminoimidazolecarboxamide formyltransferase/IMP cyclohydrolase produces MAKIQRALLSVSDKTGLVPLAEVLVAAGVEIVSTGGTAKALRERGLKVIELSDYTGFPEMLDGRVKTLHPKIHGGLLYLRGNTSHETAVQQHGIGPIDLVVVNLYPFEQTVAKPTVSLHDAIENIDIGGPSMLRSAAKNHEFVTVVLDPADYAEVAAQIKANGETTLELRRKLATRVFARTAAYDAAIAAHLGKAFGARSSPETAADSPLPATLRIEAPQVQLLRYGENPHQAAALYGRFNDYFKQLHGKQLSYNNILDLTAAASLIAEFSSDQPTLAILKHMNPCGVGQGNSLREAWDKAFATDQQAPFGGIIAVNQPLDLSCAEAIAEIFSEVIVAPEFTGEALAVLQKKKNLRLLTVLKRPLTASPWEVRSVGAESFLMQARDVRRLTAADLKVVTRRPPTAAELQAMLFGWRVVKHVKSNAIVYVGPDRTLGIGAGQMSRVDASRVAVWKAGEAKLSLVGCVVCSDAFFPFPDGLIAAAEAGASAAIQPGGSLRDAEVIAAANERNLAMAFTGVRHFRH; encoded by the coding sequence ATGGCGAAGATTCAGCGCGCGTTGCTTTCGGTTTCTGACAAGACCGGACTCGTTCCCCTGGCCGAAGTTTTAGTGGCCGCTGGCGTCGAGATTGTTTCCACGGGCGGCACCGCCAAGGCACTGCGGGAGCGCGGCCTCAAGGTCATCGAGTTGAGCGACTACACCGGCTTTCCGGAGATGCTGGATGGTCGCGTCAAGACGCTTCATCCGAAAATTCACGGCGGCCTGCTCTATTTGCGCGGCAACACGAGTCACGAAACGGCTGTCCAACAGCATGGCATCGGGCCGATTGATCTGGTGGTCGTCAACCTTTATCCGTTCGAGCAAACCGTGGCCAAACCCACTGTTTCTTTGCACGACGCAATTGAGAACATCGATATCGGCGGTCCATCGATGCTGCGGAGCGCCGCCAAGAATCATGAGTTCGTAACGGTGGTCCTCGACCCAGCCGACTACGCCGAAGTCGCGGCGCAAATCAAAGCGAATGGCGAAACGACACTGGAATTGCGGCGAAAGCTGGCGACGCGCGTTTTCGCCCGCACCGCTGCCTACGATGCCGCCATTGCCGCGCACTTGGGGAAAGCGTTCGGGGCGAGGTCTTCGCCGGAGACTGCCGCGGACTCGCCGCTTCCGGCCACGTTGCGGATTGAGGCGCCGCAGGTGCAACTGTTGCGCTATGGTGAGAACCCGCATCAAGCCGCAGCGCTTTACGGTCGGTTCAACGATTATTTCAAGCAACTCCACGGCAAGCAACTTTCCTACAATAACATCCTCGATCTGACGGCTGCCGCGAGTTTAATCGCCGAGTTTTCCAGTGATCAACCGACGCTCGCCATCCTCAAACACATGAATCCGTGCGGCGTCGGGCAGGGGAACAGTTTGCGCGAAGCCTGGGACAAGGCCTTCGCGACTGATCAACAAGCGCCGTTCGGTGGCATCATTGCGGTGAATCAGCCGCTGGACTTGTCCTGCGCCGAGGCCATCGCCGAAATTTTCAGCGAGGTGATTGTGGCACCGGAATTCACGGGTGAAGCACTGGCGGTGTTGCAAAAGAAAAAAAACCTGCGGTTGTTGACCGTGTTGAAGAGGCCACTGACAGCTTCTCCGTGGGAAGTGCGCAGTGTCGGCGCGGAATCCTTTCTGATGCAGGCCCGAGACGTGAGGCGCCTCACGGCGGCGGACTTGAAGGTGGTCACACGCCGCCCGCCGACCGCTGCCGAGTTGCAAGCCATGCTTTTTGGGTGGCGCGTCGTGAAGCACGTCAAATCCAACGCCATCGTTTACGTCGGGCCGGACCGCACCCTCGGCATCGGTGCGGGACAGATGAGCCGGGTGGACGCCAGCCGCGTGGCGGTCTGGAAGGCGGGGGAAGCGAAACTCTCGTTGGTGGGCTGTGTGGTATGCAGTGATGCGTTTTTTCCGTTTCCCGACGGACTGATCGCCGCAGCGGAGGCGGGAGCGAGCGCGGCGATTCAACCCGGTGGCTCACTGCGCGATGCGGAAGTTATCGCCGCCGCCAACGAGCGCAACCTGGCAATGGCGTTCACCGGAGTCCGGCATTTCCGACATTAA
- a CDS encoding polysaccharide biosynthesis tyrosine autokinase, giving the protein MENPKIAPPPETTLHFLDYWRIIRIRKTVILAVFLLVVITATVVTYILPVSYASSVRIKIEGEVSDINPLTERQPRSGYDPYMLQTEFEVIQSQAVLPKVIENLDLNTKWAKRYNAEGLKPSDCMAILKRRLDVRQFRNTSLMEVRVFSEDPREAAVIANEIAEVYRKYRTDERQKLAEGGIKALRKQWDDQNDKVKKAQEEVDGLRKDLKISDTDAAGNGPSYTLEPMILQRDQVALSEAETKYIGVASLMTKLMQLDKLKLRQTLPTAMQDLALNDLLSRLNMAEQQLVTQNKDYGPESTEIKRTTALVEKLNTQIDDRVEGILEGLKVQLAKQKAEVDSLSAKVENAKKTDIEVAERSRPYFQAKRLLESEMKFREMLNYKIGLETTDALLPKTSMVSIVDKAEPALRPVKPNKPLNIILGIIVGLLVGVGLAFFIEYLDTSVKTIDEVERSLQAPVLGVIPQNVGYIINEGAESPHAEAYRVLRTNLLFARKDDKLTAIVVVSAGAGEGKSTTVFNLATVFAQNGQHVLLVDSDLRRPTLHKILGLSNSAGLTNYLLKQNTLEEVIQTTSIPTLDFLPSGKLPSSSMGILNSKQMEDLVREVKQRYDFIFFDSPPMMGLSDAAILASEMDLAIQVVQYRRYPQPMTIRAKQMVEKVGGNLIGIVLNNINMSQDENYYYYSGYYSDYYSKNEETEVDAKSTPGKKAQLELKQKY; this is encoded by the coding sequence ATGGAAAATCCAAAAATTGCTCCGCCACCGGAAACCACACTGCACTTCCTCGACTACTGGCGCATCATCCGAATCCGCAAGACCGTCATCCTGGCGGTGTTTCTGTTGGTGGTCATCACCGCCACCGTCGTGACCTATATCCTGCCCGTGTCTTACGCCAGTTCCGTCCGGATCAAGATTGAAGGCGAGGTCTCGGACATCAACCCCCTGACCGAACGGCAACCCAGGAGCGGCTACGATCCTTATATGCTCCAGACGGAGTTCGAGGTCATCCAATCGCAGGCGGTTCTCCCCAAAGTGATTGAGAACCTGGACCTCAACACGAAATGGGCGAAGCGCTATAACGCCGAAGGCCTCAAGCCCTCCGACTGCATGGCGATACTCAAACGGCGACTGGACGTCCGGCAATTCCGCAACACCAGCCTGATGGAGGTCAGGGTGTTCAGCGAAGACCCGCGGGAAGCCGCCGTCATCGCCAATGAAATCGCCGAAGTTTATCGGAAGTATCGGACCGATGAACGGCAGAAATTGGCCGAGGGGGGGATAAAGGCCTTGCGAAAACAGTGGGATGACCAGAATGACAAGGTTAAGAAAGCGCAGGAGGAAGTGGACGGACTTCGCAAAGATCTGAAGATCTCCGATACCGATGCTGCGGGCAATGGTCCTTCATACACGTTGGAACCGATGATCTTGCAGCGTGACCAGGTCGCGCTGAGTGAAGCTGAGACCAAGTATATCGGGGTGGCTTCATTGATGACAAAGCTCATGCAATTGGATAAGTTGAAGCTCCGGCAAACCCTGCCCACCGCCATGCAGGACCTGGCTCTGAATGATCTGTTGAGTCGCTTGAACATGGCTGAACAACAGCTTGTCACCCAGAACAAAGACTACGGCCCGGAAAGCACCGAAATAAAAAGAACGACCGCCCTGGTCGAGAAGCTTAATACGCAAATCGATGACCGGGTGGAGGGGATTCTCGAAGGCCTGAAGGTGCAATTGGCAAAGCAAAAAGCAGAAGTCGATAGTCTGTCAGCGAAGGTTGAAAACGCCAAGAAAACGGACATTGAGGTTGCGGAAAGAAGCCGCCCTTACTTCCAGGCAAAGCGGCTGCTGGAAAGCGAGATGAAATTCCGCGAAATGCTAAACTACAAAATTGGATTGGAGACGACCGACGCGCTCCTTCCGAAAACCTCCATGGTGTCGATCGTGGACAAAGCTGAGCCGGCTTTGCGTCCCGTCAAACCCAACAAGCCCTTGAACATCATCCTCGGAATCATTGTGGGGCTGCTCGTCGGCGTCGGGTTGGCCTTCTTCATCGAGTATCTGGACACCAGCGTCAAAACGATTGACGAAGTGGAGCGATCCCTGCAAGCGCCGGTGCTGGGTGTCATTCCCCAGAACGTCGGCTACATCATCAACGAAGGCGCTGAAAGCCCGCACGCGGAAGCCTATCGCGTCTTGCGCACCAACCTGCTCTTCGCCCGCAAGGACGACAAACTGACCGCCATTGTGGTCGTCAGCGCCGGGGCGGGTGAGGGAAAATCGACCACCGTCTTCAATCTGGCCACCGTGTTTGCGCAAAACGGCCAGCATGTCCTCCTTGTGGACTCCGACCTCCGCCGTCCGACCCTTCACAAAATCCTCGGGCTTTCCAACTCTGCTGGTCTGACCAATTACCTCTTAAAACAAAACACCCTGGAAGAAGTGATTCAGACCACCAGTATCCCGACCCTGGATTTTCTGCCCAGCGGCAAGTTGCCGAGCAGTTCCATGGGCATCTTGAACTCCAAGCAAATGGAGGATCTGGTGCGCGAGGTGAAGCAACGCTACGACTTTATCTTCTTTGATTCGCCGCCGATGATGGGATTAAGCGACGCCGCCATCCTGGCCAGTGAAATGGACCTGGCCATTCAAGTCGTGCAGTACCGCCGCTATCCGCAGCCGATGACCATTCGCGCCAAGCAGATGGTCGAAAAAGTGGGCGGCAACCTGATTGGGATTGTGCTCAACAATATCAACATGTCCCAGGACGAGAATTACTATTACTACAGTGGTTACTACAGCGATTATTACTCCAAGAATGAAGAGACGGAGGTTGACGCCAAATCCACGCCCGGCAAAAAGGCCCAGCTTGAACTTAAACAAAAATATTAA
- a CDS encoding polysaccharide export protein, whose product MATMKLLRKLSGQWILLCPLFLAGLLFSGCQTETPSADPFSEVPAADTPPAENAVPTPTPAAPSSAAPSVRLRVGDSLTITYQDAPTKMDPYVGRVKDDGSITISPYNRTFIAAGKNVRELEKEIHDLYVPQYFRNLTVVITTETLFFTVDGEVKTPNRFGYAGQMTVLQAIATAGGFTDYAKKTKVQITRADGKTKETVNCTKAIAHPELDLPIYPGDKIYVPRRLF is encoded by the coding sequence ATGGCCACTATGAAATTGTTGCGGAAACTTTCCGGGCAGTGGATCCTTCTTTGTCCCCTGTTCCTCGCGGGCTTGCTGTTCAGCGGCTGCCAGACTGAGACACCCTCTGCGGACCCCTTTAGTGAAGTTCCTGCCGCGGATACACCTCCAGCCGAAAATGCGGTGCCCACGCCCACTCCCGCCGCCCCGAGCAGTGCCGCACCCTCAGTCCGACTGCGGGTGGGGGATTCACTGACCATCACTTATCAGGATGCACCAACCAAAATGGACCCATACGTCGGGCGGGTCAAGGACGACGGCAGCATCACGATATCCCCTTACAATCGAACTTTTATTGCGGCGGGAAAGAACGTGCGCGAGCTGGAGAAGGAGATTCATGACCTGTACGTGCCGCAGTATTTTCGCAACTTGACCGTAGTAATCACCACCGAAACTCTCTTTTTCACCGTTGATGGCGAGGTCAAGACTCCCAATCGATTTGGTTACGCCGGGCAAATGACCGTATTGCAGGCCATCGCCACGGCGGGCGGCTTCACCGACTATGCAAAGAAAACAAAGGTTCAAATCACGCGGGCTGATGGGAAGACCAAGGAAACCGTCAATTGCACCAAAGCCATTGCCCATCCGGAACTGGACCTGCCGATTTATCCGGGCGACAAGATTTACGTCCCACGCCGGCTTTTTTGA
- a CDS encoding outer membrane beta-barrel protein: MKKIIASAGLVAFGAAGLQAAYAPGLSTQETSKPWSISATLRGFYDDNYNTAPAGTNKLDSFGFEVMPKLGLNLPLDQTYIGLRYIYDLKYYIDREKNKYDQTHQFDAILSHTFTERYSLDLTDSFALAQEPELLEPSGGTLVRTEGNNIRNRAAVNFNAQLTTLLGLALGYSNTFVDYDQTDDDKNVIPPSRSYLLDRMEHLANIDLRWQMLRQTVGVLGYQFGIVDFMSNETIASPIPPPATVPADSRNNRSHYVYIGADQTFRPDLTGSVRVGGQYVDYFNDSTRGNIISPYANASLTYNYTTGSSVQLGVRHGRNATDIAVLDQESTGVYLQLNHRITPNLTGNLMGQFQHSVANGSRLNDGTATGGIPADGEVDNFYLVGLNLAYRFNQYLSAEVGYNYDRLISDLSGRSFSRNRAYVGVTASY; the protein is encoded by the coding sequence ATGAAAAAAATCATTGCCTCTGCTGGTCTGGTCGCATTCGGTGCTGCAGGTCTCCAAGCGGCCTATGCGCCGGGATTATCAACTCAGGAAACGTCCAAACCGTGGAGCATCTCGGCGACGTTGCGCGGCTTCTACGATGATAACTATAACACCGCTCCTGCCGGCACAAACAAACTCGACAGTTTCGGTTTTGAGGTAATGCCCAAGCTGGGCCTGAATCTTCCGCTGGACCAGACTTACATTGGGCTGCGTTACATTTACGATTTGAAATACTACATTGACCGGGAAAAGAACAAATACGATCAGACCCATCAGTTCGACGCCATATTGAGCCATACGTTTACGGAGCGGTATAGTCTGGATTTGACCGACTCGTTTGCGCTGGCCCAGGAGCCGGAACTGCTCGAACCTTCGGGCGGCACTTTGGTGCGCACTGAAGGCAACAACATTCGCAATCGGGCCGCCGTCAATTTCAACGCCCAACTGACCACGTTGCTGGGGTTGGCGCTCGGTTACTCCAACACTTTCGTCGATTATGATCAGACGGATGATGATAAGAACGTGATACCCCCCAGCCGCTCCTATTTGCTGGATCGCATGGAACACTTGGCGAACATTGATTTGCGCTGGCAAATGCTGCGCCAAACAGTCGGGGTTTTGGGGTATCAATTCGGGATTGTCGATTTCATGAGCAATGAAACCATCGCGAGCCCGATTCCTCCTCCTGCCACTGTCCCGGCTGATTCCCGCAACAACCGCTCGCATTACGTTTACATCGGTGCCGACCAAACATTCCGACCTGATTTGACAGGTTCTGTGCGCGTCGGCGGACAATACGTTGATTATTTTAACGATAGCACCAGGGGCAACATCATCAGTCCTTACGCGAACGCCAGTTTGACTTACAACTATACAACGGGAAGTTCCGTGCAACTCGGCGTCCGGCATGGGCGCAATGCGACCGATATCGCTGTGTTGGACCAGGAGTCAACGGGCGTTTACCTGCAACTGAACCACCGGATTACACCGAATCTGACTGGCAACCTCATGGGCCAGTTCCAGCATTCCGTGGCTAATGGCTCAAGGCTGAATGATGGGACGGCTACGGGCGGCATTCCGGCGGATGGCGAGGTCGATAACTTTTACTTGGTCGGCTTGAATCTGGCCTATCGCTTCAACCAGTATCTCTCGGCGGAAGTGGGTTATAATTATGACCGGCTCATTTCCGATCTCAGCGGGCGCAGTTTCTCCCGTAACCGGGCGTATGTCGGCGTAACTGCCAGCTACTAA
- a CDS encoding FHA domain-containing protein has protein sequence MIQLQILSGKQAGTHRVARRFPFRIGRSSAADLCLEEDGVWDQHLELDLITPDGFVLTAHPNALVVVNSQRIEQAVLRNGDLIEMGSLKMRFWLSETRQIGLRFREGLTWCALVLLAVGQVCLIYWLLR, from the coding sequence ATGATTCAACTTCAGATTCTTTCCGGCAAACAGGCGGGCACCCATCGGGTCGCCCGCCGTTTTCCTTTTCGTATTGGGCGCTCGTCCGCCGCCGACCTGTGTCTGGAGGAAGACGGGGTTTGGGATCAGCACCTCGAACTCGATTTGATCACGCCCGACGGATTTGTATTGACCGCCCACCCCAACGCCCTCGTCGTTGTCAACTCGCAGCGGATTGAACAAGCCGTCCTTCGGAACGGCGACCTCATTGAAATGGGTTCGCTGAAGATGCGTTTCTGGTTGAGTGAAACGCGCCAGATCGGACTGCGATTTCGGGAAGGGCTCACTTGGTGCGCCCTGGTGCTGCTTGCGGTTGGCCAGGTTTGCCTGATTTACTGGCTGCTCCGTTAA
- a CDS encoding DUF1501 domain-containing protein has product MNPFSNEYYNKSLQAITRRHFFGRCAAGIGSVALGSLLNEKLFAATSVVSADNPLAPRKPHFAPKAKRVIYLHMAGAPSTLDLFDYKPKLVEMNGQPCPESLFKKERFAFIKGVPKMLGTPHKFARHGKCGTELCELLPHLATVVDDVAVIKSMYTEQFNHAPAQLFLHTGSSRLGRPSMGSWLTYGLGSETQNLPAFVVLVSGGKSPDGGASLWGSGFLPTVYQGVQCRSQGDPVLYVSNPPGMDAETRRHSLDALKDLNEMQLKSVGDPETLTRIAQYELAYKMQTNVPELMEIDKEPQAIHELYGTEPGKASFANNCLLARRLLERGVRFVQLYHWGWDQHGDSKANDIRDGLARQTKQTDQACTALIKDLKERGLLEDTLVVWGGEFGRTPMNEDRSKNPDLIGRDHHPHAFSIWMAGGGIQRGITYGATDELGYHVAEDKVHVHDLQATILHCLGLDHTKLTYKFQGRDFRLTDVFGEVVTKILT; this is encoded by the coding sequence ATGAATCCGTTCTCTAACGAATATTACAATAAGAGTTTGCAAGCCATCACGCGGCGACACTTCTTCGGTCGATGCGCGGCGGGGATCGGTTCGGTGGCGTTGGGCTCGTTGTTGAACGAAAAACTTTTTGCGGCAACGTCAGTTGTTTCCGCCGACAATCCTCTGGCTCCTAGAAAACCGCACTTTGCACCGAAGGCCAAACGCGTGATTTATCTGCACATGGCCGGAGCGCCCTCGACGCTCGATTTGTTCGATTACAAGCCCAAGCTCGTCGAAATGAACGGACAACCTTGTCCCGAATCGCTTTTCAAGAAGGAGCGCTTCGCCTTTATCAAGGGCGTTCCCAAAATGCTCGGCACCCCGCATAAGTTCGCGCGTCACGGCAAGTGCGGCACGGAACTTTGCGAGTTGCTGCCGCACCTGGCGACGGTGGTGGACGACGTCGCCGTCATCAAGTCGATGTACACGGAGCAGTTCAACCACGCGCCGGCACAACTCTTTCTGCACACCGGCTCGTCGCGGTTGGGACGGCCCAGCATGGGTTCATGGTTGACATACGGTCTGGGTAGTGAGACCCAGAATCTGCCGGCGTTCGTCGTGTTGGTCTCCGGCGGCAAGTCTCCGGACGGAGGCGCTTCGCTCTGGGGCAGCGGATTTTTGCCGACGGTTTATCAGGGTGTGCAATGCCGTTCGCAAGGCGACCCGGTGCTTTACGTTTCCAACCCGCCCGGCATGGACGCCGAGACGCGCCGCCACTCACTCGACGCGCTCAAGGACCTCAACGAAATGCAGCTCAAGAGTGTCGGGGATCCGGAGACGCTCACACGCATTGCGCAATACGAGCTGGCTTACAAGATGCAAACCAACGTGCCGGAGTTGATGGAGATCGACAAGGAGCCACAGGCGATTCACGAATTGTACGGCACAGAGCCGGGCAAAGCGTCGTTTGCCAACAACTGCCTGCTCGCCCGTCGCCTGCTGGAGCGCGGCGTGCGGTTCGTGCAACTTTATCATTGGGGTTGGGACCAACACGGTGACAGCAAGGCCAACGACATTCGCGATGGACTGGCGCGCCAGACCAAACAAACCGACCAAGCCTGCACCGCCTTGATCAAGGACCTCAAAGAACGCGGCCTGCTTGAGGACACGCTGGTGGTTTGGGGCGGCGAATTCGGCCGCACGCCGATGAATGAGGATCGCAGCAAGAACCCCGATCTCATCGGCCGCGACCATCATCCCCACGCATTCAGCATCTGGATGGCGGGCGGCGGCATCCAACGCGGCATTACTTACGGCGCCACTGACGAACTGGGCTATCACGTCGCCGAGGACAAGGTCCATGTCCACGATTTACAGGCCACCATTTTGCATTGCCTGGGACTCGACCACACAAAATTGACTTACAAGTTCCAAGGCCGCGACTTTCGCCTGACGGATGTGTTCGGCGAAGTGGTGACCAAGATTCTGACTTGA
- a CDS encoding DUF1553 domain-containing protein — MKTAKTALQMFVPRILLLGLITLFGGPPGNQTLVAEQAKVDFSREIRPIFESRCYECHGAQKQKSGLRLDRKSNAFRGGDSGKPAIVATKINDSPLIQKITSQDPDEMMPPKGERLSEKQVGLLQAWIEQGAAWPEEAEKKHWAYVKPTRPALPKIQNKKWPHNDIDYFVLARLEKEKLKPSPPADRATLLRRVSLDLIGLPPTLMEVNDFLADKSPEAYEKVVDRLLASPQYGERWARPWLDLARYADTQGYEKDNRRTIWPYRDWVINALNRNLPFDEFTIEQIAGDMLPDASQEQKVATGFHRNTMTNTEGGTDNEEFRHEAIVDRINTTMSVWMGTTFGCCQCHNHKYDPFTMKEYYQFYALLNNTADADNDDEKPVMKLPTSQQAEQLRKLREEIVVLDKKYNAQTPELVESQTKWEQKTVAGLANWLVLDPTEFTSAGGATFTKTEDKSLLAGGKNPSNDVYTVVVGTDLKKVTGVRLEVLPDANLPQKSLGRHPNGSFVLSRFEAELIPGDKSQPALPIVFQSASADFSQDGHSVTNLIDGKPGPGWAVSAGDEKFRVERSAYFTISNRVEFDQGTRLKITLRHESQFGEANIGRFRLSVTALDEPTPAPTVPESIRKILAVAQAERTDKQKEDLTAHYRSIAPELKPLRDELAKVRQAESDLDKTIPTTSVMEELAKGRETHMLIRGGFLSKGDKVEPGTPALFHPLKARTPDKLPDRLDLAHWLVSEDNPLTARVTMNRFWEQYFGIGIAETVQDFGTQGEPPSHPELLDWLATEFMRQKWDMKAMHKLIVMSATYCQSSRVTPELVQRDPYNRLLARGPRVRLEAEMIRDQALAISGLLSPKLGGPSVMPPQPEGLWQVVYSGDKWETSKGEDKYRRGLYTFWRRTNPHPAMTTFDAPSREFCVVKRSRSDTPLQALTLLNDPACIEAAQALARRMMTEGGTNNENRAAFALRLCLSRSPRPQELKRLVALYEQELARFRRNSEAAEKMATSELGKPPEGMSIAELAAWTVVANVLLNMDETITKG, encoded by the coding sequence GTGAAAACGGCCAAAACAGCTTTACAAATGTTCGTTCCGCGAATTCTGCTCCTCGGTCTTATTACCTTGTTCGGTGGGCCTCCTGGCAACCAAACGCTCGTCGCAGAGCAAGCCAAGGTGGACTTTAGCCGTGAAATCCGACCGATCTTTGAAAGCCGCTGCTACGAATGTCACGGCGCACAGAAACAGAAGAGCGGCCTCCGCCTCGACCGAAAATCGAACGCCTTTCGCGGCGGCGATTCCGGCAAACCTGCCATTGTCGCAACCAAAATCAATGACAGCCCGTTGATCCAGAAAATCACGAGCCAAGACCCGGATGAAATGATGCCACCCAAGGGGGAGCGCTTGAGTGAAAAACAAGTTGGTTTGTTGCAGGCGTGGATTGAGCAAGGTGCTGCTTGGCCGGAAGAGGCGGAAAAGAAGCATTGGGCTTACGTCAAACCAACGCGCCCGGCATTGCCTAAAATCCAAAATAAAAAATGGCCGCACAATGACATCGACTACTTCGTTCTCGCGCGTTTGGAAAAAGAGAAACTCAAGCCATCACCGCCTGCGGATCGGGCCACATTGCTCCGCCGCGTCAGTCTGGACCTCATCGGACTCCCGCCGACATTGATGGAAGTGAACGATTTTCTGGCCGATAAAAGTCCGGAGGCCTACGAAAAAGTCGTCGATCGACTGCTGGCCTCGCCGCAATACGGAGAACGTTGGGCAAGGCCGTGGCTCGACCTCGCCCGTTACGCGGATACGCAAGGTTATGAAAAGGACAACCGTCGCACGATCTGGCCGTATCGCGATTGGGTGATCAACGCGTTGAACCGCAACCTGCCGTTCGACGAGTTCACGATCGAACAAATCGCCGGAGACATGCTGCCGGACGCTTCGCAGGAGCAGAAAGTTGCCACTGGCTTTCATCGCAACACGATGACCAATACCGAAGGCGGCACGGACAACGAGGAATTTCGTCATGAAGCGATTGTGGACCGGATCAACACCACGATGTCGGTCTGGATGGGCACGACCTTTGGCTGCTGCCAGTGTCACAACCACAAGTACGACCCCTTCACGATGAAGGAGTATTACCAGTTTTACGCGCTCCTGAACAACACCGCCGACGCCGACAACGACGACGAAAAGCCGGTGATGAAATTGCCAACCTCACAACAGGCCGAGCAACTGCGCAAATTGCGTGAGGAGATCGTCGTGCTGGATAAGAAATATAATGCTCAAACGCCGGAGCTGGTTGAATCGCAGACGAAGTGGGAACAAAAAACGGTCGCCGGATTGGCCAATTGGCTGGTACTCGATCCTACGGAGTTCACTTCAGCCGGCGGCGCGACGTTCACGAAGACGGAAGACAAATCGCTTCTCGCCGGCGGTAAGAATCCTTCCAACGATGTTTACACCGTCGTCGTGGGCACTGATCTCAAGAAAGTCACTGGCGTGCGATTGGAAGTTCTACCGGATGCCAACCTGCCGCAAAAATCACTGGGCCGTCATCCGAACGGCAGCTTTGTCCTCAGCCGCTTTGAAGCTGAGTTGATTCCGGGTGACAAATCGCAACCCGCCCTCCCAATTGTGTTTCAGAGCGCCAGCGCCGATTTTTCACAGGACGGCCACAGCGTCACCAATTTGATCGATGGCAAACCTGGTCCAGGCTGGGCGGTCAGCGCGGGCGACGAAAAGTTCCGCGTGGAGCGTTCTGCCTACTTCACGATTTCCAACCGCGTTGAATTCGATCAGGGCACGAGGTTGAAAATCACTCTCCGTCACGAATCACAATTCGGTGAAGCCAACATCGGACGCTTTCGGTTGTCGGTGACTGCGCTGGACGAACCGACGCCCGCGCCGACAGTGCCCGAATCAATCCGCAAAATTCTGGCCGTCGCTCAAGCGGAGCGCACTGATAAACAGAAGGAGGATTTGACCGCGCATTATCGTTCCATCGCGCCAGAGTTGAAACCCCTGCGCGACGAACTGGCGAAAGTGCGCCAGGCGGAATCCGATCTGGACAAGACCATTCCCACCACATCGGTGATGGAGGAACTGGCGAAGGGGCGCGAAACCCACATGTTGATTCGCGGTGGCTTTTTGAGCAAAGGAGACAAGGTTGAACCCGGCACTCCGGCGCTGTTTCATCCGCTCAAAGCGCGCACACCGGATAAGCTGCCCGACCGGCTGGACCTCGCTCACTGGCTGGTCAGCGAAGACAATCCCTTGACAGCGCGTGTCACCATGAACCGGTTTTGGGAACAGTATTTCGGAATCGGCATCGCGGAGACCGTCCAGGATTTCGGGACACAAGGCGAACCGCCTTCGCATCCGGAGTTGCTCGACTGGCTGGCCACCGAGTTCATGCGCCAGAAGTGGGACATGAAAGCGATGCACAAGTTGATCGTGATGTCGGCCACGTATTGTCAAAGCTCGCGCGTCACACCCGAACTCGTCCAGCGCGACCCATACAATCGTCTGCTGGCGCGCGGCCCGCGCGTGCGACTCGAAGCGGAGATGATCCGCGACCAGGCGCTGGCGATTAGCGGTTTACTCAGTCCCAAGCTTGGCGGGCCGAGTGTCATGCCACCGCAACCGGAGGGACTATGGCAGGTCGTTTATAGCGGCGACAAATGGGAGACGAGCAAGGGTGAGGACAAATATCGTCGCGGTCTTTACACCTTCTGGCGGCGGACCAATCCACATCCGGCGATGACCACGTTTGACGCGCCGAGCCGCGAGTTCTGCGTGGTGAAACGCTCGCGCAGCGACACGCCCTTGCAGGCTTTGACGCTGCTCAACGATCCGGCCTGCATCGAAGCTGCCCAGGCGCTGGCGCGGCGCATGATGACGGAAGGGGGAACGAACAATGAAAATCGAGCCGCCTTTGCTTTGCGCCTTTGTCTCTCGCGGTCGCCGCGGCCACAGGAGCTCAAACGGCTGGTCGCGCTTTACGAACAGGAACTGGCGCGCTTCAGGCGGAACAGCGAAGCAGCGGAAAAAATGGCCACCAGCGAACTGGGCAAACCACCCGAAGGAATGAGCATCGCGGAACTCGCGGCGTGGACGGTCGTGGCGAATGTGTTGTTGAACATGGACGAAACGATTACAAAGGGTTAG